In Bdellovibrionales bacterium, the following proteins share a genomic window:
- the rpsS gene encoding 30S ribosomal protein S19, whose product MARSVKKGPFIDYHLIKKIEKAVGSGDKRVIKTWSRRSTILPEAVGLTFAVHNGKKFVPVYVNENMIGHKLGEFSATRTFHGHSEKKAQAPVKK is encoded by the coding sequence GTGGCAAGGTCAGTTAAAAAAGGTCCGTTTATTGATTACCACCTGATTAAGAAGATTGAAAAGGCGGTAGGTAGTGGTGATAAGAGAGTCATAAAAACGTGGTCGCGGCGTTCGACAATTCTTCCTGAGGCCGTGGGTCTTACTTTTGCTGTACATAATGGGAAGAAATTTGTTCCAGTTTATGTGAACGAAAATATGATCGGACATAAGCTAGGGGAGTTTTCCGCAACTAGAACATTCCACGGACATTCTGAGAAAAAAGCTCAGGCTCCGGTGAAAAAGTAA
- the rplW gene encoding 50S ribosomal protein L23 produces the protein MYHLIKRPIVTEKNSRLNETGVYVFEVDKVSTKAQIRQAVEKAFRVKVDSVRTAVCRGRARRTKLGQGRVQYWKKALVKLSPGQKITLFEGA, from the coding sequence ATGTATCATTTGATTAAGAGACCAATTGTAACGGAGAAAAATAGCCGTTTGAATGAGACTGGTGTTTACGTTTTTGAGGTGGATAAAGTCTCCACAAAAGCTCAGATTCGCCAAGCGGTGGAGAAGGCCTTTAGAGTGAAAGTTGATTCCGTTAGAACGGCGGTATGCAGGGGTCGAGCCCGGCGCACTAAGCTTGGACAGGGACGGGTTCAGTATTGGAAAAAGGCCTTGGTCAAGCTTTCTCCAGGCCAGAAAATCACATTGTTTGAGGGAGCATAG
- the rplN gene encoding 50S ribosomal protein L14, translating to MIQMQSRLRVADNSGAREVQCIKVLGGSKRRYASVGDIVVVSVKEALPNSKVKKGDVAKAVIVRTIHKIRRADGSYIRFDENSAVLINAQKEPVGTRIFGPVARELRAKQFLKIVSLAPEVL from the coding sequence ATGATACAAATGCAGTCAAGGCTCAGAGTTGCGGATAATTCTGGCGCGCGTGAAGTGCAGTGCATAAAGGTGCTGGGCGGATCGAAGCGGCGTTACGCATCGGTGGGCGATATCGTGGTTGTGTCGGTTAAAGAGGCTCTTCCAAACTCCAAAGTGAAGAAGGGTGATGTTGCTAAGGCGGTCATAGTGCGGACAATACACAAGATTCGTCGGGCTGATGGCAGTTATATCCGGTTTGATGAGAATTCAGCTGTGTTGATTAATGCCCAGAAGGAGCCGGTTGGGACACGTATATTTGGTCCTGTTGCCCGGGAGCTTCGTGCTAAGCAGTTTTTGAAGATAGTATCACTGGCCCCAGAAGTACTTTGA
- the rplO gene encoding 50S ribosomal protein L15 produces MGILGSLRPKRGSTHNSKRIGRGRGSGKGGTATKGHKGQKARTGGTVRRGFEGGQSPMARRLPKFGFTNATFKTVYQVVNLEQLNRFDGDVTPETLKLAGLVGKGLVKILARGDLKKPLTIKAHKVSEKAKAAIESAGGKIEVI; encoded by the coding sequence ATGGGAATTCTTGGCTCATTAAGACCAAAGCGCGGATCAACTCACAATAGCAAGAGGATTGGCCGTGGTAGAGGTTCGGGAAAAGGTGGTACGGCAACGAAGGGTCATAAAGGGCAAAAGGCTCGCACTGGCGGAACAGTGCGACGCGGATTTGAGGGAGGTCAGTCTCCAATGGCTCGGCGTTTACCCAAATTCGGGTTTACGAACGCGACCTTCAAGACAGTTTACCAAGTCGTAAATTTGGAGCAGTTGAATCGTTTCGATGGTGATGTGACGCCAGAAACGCTAAAATTAGCTGGCCTAGTGGGCAAGGGCTTGGTTAAGATTTTGGCGCGGGGCGATTTGAAGAAGCCTTTGACTATTAAGGCGCATAAGGTAAGTGAAAAAGCTAAAGCTGCTATTGAATCAGCAGGTGGAAAAATCGAGGTCATCTAG
- the rplF gene encoding 50S ribosomal protein L6, translating to MSRIGRSPVYFESGVQVSVTSKNEVVVKGAKSSLTVPMRNIISAKVDGNQVIFNRVNDEPRSRAFHGLYRALVQNAVTGVSKGWSRELTLNGVGYRAAVSGKLLELNLGYSHPIKYPIPDGIDIKVEKNTTLMVSGPDRGKVGQVAAKIRSFRPPEPYLGKGVKYADEQIRRKAGKSAGKK from the coding sequence ATGTCACGTATAGGTAGGTCTCCAGTTTATTTCGAGAGTGGTGTTCAGGTAAGTGTCACTTCTAAGAACGAGGTCGTCGTAAAGGGTGCTAAGAGTAGCCTGACTGTGCCGATGAGAAATATCATATCTGCAAAGGTCGATGGCAATCAGGTGATTTTTAATCGAGTGAATGATGAACCTCGTAGTCGAGCCTTCCACGGTCTTTATCGTGCATTGGTTCAGAATGCCGTGACAGGCGTTTCAAAGGGCTGGAGCCGAGAGTTGACTTTAAATGGAGTCGGCTATCGTGCGGCAGTTAGCGGAAAGTTGTTGGAGCTCAACTTGGGATATAGTCACCCAATAAAGTATCCAATTCCCGATGGAATTGACATCAAGGTCGAGAAGAATACGACATTGATGGTGAGTGGTCCGGACCGAGGCAAGGTTGGGCAAGTGGCTGCAAAGATACGCAGTTTTCGACCGCCGGAGCCTTACCTTGGTAAGGGTGTTAAGTATGCAGATGAGCAAATTCGTCGTAAGGCTGGTAAGTCAGCTGGTAAAAAATAA
- the rplE gene encoding 50S ribosomal protein L5, which yields MKSLEETYKVDISPALQKQLGKKNVMQVPRLSKIVLNVTTGDAVKNPKILDALVEDMTNIAGQRAVITKSKKSIANFKLRENIPLGVRVTLRRERMWAFLERLVHVSIPKVRDFRGLSPRGFDGRGNYNMGLKEQIVFPEIDYDKVDKIRGMNITICTSANNDTEGRALLESLGMPFRKR from the coding sequence GTGAAGTCGCTAGAAGAAACTTATAAGGTAGATATCAGTCCCGCGCTTCAGAAGCAGTTGGGAAAGAAGAATGTCATGCAAGTACCGCGGTTGAGCAAAATTGTATTGAACGTTACCACGGGCGATGCAGTTAAGAATCCAAAGATTCTCGATGCTCTAGTTGAGGACATGACAAACATTGCTGGTCAGAGAGCTGTGATTACGAAGTCAAAGAAGTCGATAGCGAACTTTAAACTGCGCGAGAATATTCCTCTCGGTGTGCGGGTGACTTTGCGTCGAGAGAGAATGTGGGCATTTTTGGAGCGTTTGGTACATGTTTCGATTCCCAAGGTAAGAGATTTTCGGGGACTTTCTCCTCGTGGTTTCGATGGTCGAGGGAACTATAACATGGGATTGAAAGAGCAGATCGTATTTCCCGAGATAGATTACGATAAGGTGGATAAGATTCGAGGAATGAATATCACTATTTGTACTTCTGCAAATAATGATACTGAGGGAAGAGCCTTATTGGAAAGCTTGGGGATGCCTTTTAGGAAGAGATAA
- the rpsE gene encoding 30S ribosomal protein S5 yields the protein MENQGGELQERVVAINRVAKVVKGGRRFSFSALVVTGNGHGEVGFGTGKAGEVPEAIGKASRTAKKALKQVNLKDGRTIPHEVIGTFGAAKVIMIPAAPGTGVIAGGPVRAVLESVGIKDILTKCIGTRNAHNAVRATLDGLLQLLNQRQQ from the coding sequence GTGGAAAATCAAGGCGGAGAGCTTCAAGAGAGAGTTGTCGCGATTAATCGTGTGGCCAAGGTGGTCAAGGGTGGGCGGCGCTTTTCGTTTTCAGCTCTCGTTGTGACTGGAAATGGTCATGGTGAAGTTGGATTTGGTACTGGCAAAGCCGGGGAAGTTCCAGAGGCAATTGGAAAAGCCAGTCGCACAGCGAAAAAGGCTTTAAAGCAGGTGAATTTGAAGGACGGACGAACGATTCCCCATGAGGTTATTGGGACTTTTGGAGCTGCGAAGGTCATCATGATCCCAGCCGCGCCAGGTACTGGGGTTATCGCTGGTGGGCCGGTTAGGGCTGTTTTGGAGTCTGTGGGTATCAAGGATATTTTGACAAAGTGCATTGGAACAAGAAATGCTCATAATGCGGTCAGGGCGACGCTCGATGGTCTGCTGCAGCTGTTGAACCAACGGCAGCAATAA
- the rplB gene encoding 50S ribosomal protein L2, whose product MGMKIFRPRSPGRRNSSGFDFNEITKSYPEKSLLEPLNRKAARNNTGMITMRHKGGGHKRRYRVIDFKRAKENIPATVAAIEYDPNRTCRIALIVYQDGTKSYILAPVGLTVGSLVVSSSDADIKPGNALPLSKIPVGTIIHNVEMRPGKGGQMARGAGAEATLVAKLGKYCQIRLPSGEVRKVLAECKATVGQVGNTDNENLKIGKAGRNRWLGKRPGVRGMAMNPVDHPLGGGEGVGKGHHPVTPWGQPCKGYRTRNNKRTSAMIVKRRYQK is encoded by the coding sequence ATGGGAATGAAAATTTTTAGGCCTCGTAGTCCTGGGCGTAGAAATAGTTCTGGTTTCGATTTTAATGAAATAACGAAATCATATCCAGAAAAGTCACTTCTCGAGCCTTTAAATCGAAAGGCTGCAAGGAATAACACGGGAATGATTACGATGCGTCACAAGGGTGGCGGCCATAAACGGCGATATCGTGTTATTGATTTTAAGCGTGCAAAGGAGAATATCCCGGCAACGGTGGCGGCGATCGAATATGATCCGAACCGCACTTGTCGAATAGCACTAATCGTTTATCAGGATGGTACAAAGTCCTATATTTTGGCGCCAGTGGGACTGACTGTTGGAAGTCTTGTTGTTTCCTCCTCGGATGCAGATATCAAGCCGGGTAATGCCTTGCCTCTCAGCAAAATACCCGTTGGAACAATTATTCATAATGTCGAAATGAGACCTGGTAAGGGTGGGCAGATGGCACGCGGTGCCGGTGCTGAAGCGACATTGGTTGCTAAGTTGGGGAAATATTGTCAGATTAGATTGCCTTCTGGTGAGGTACGTAAGGTCCTGGCTGAGTGCAAGGCAACGGTTGGCCAGGTCGGAAACACGGACAATGAAAATTTGAAAATTGGAAAGGCCGGCAGAAACCGCTGGCTAGGAAAGCGGCCGGGAGTTCGAGGAATGGCCATGAATCCTGTGGATCATCCTCTCGGCGGAGGTGAAGGTGTGGGTAAGGGTCATCATCCTGTTACACCTTGGGGCCAGCCATGCAAAGGGTATAGGACTCGAAATAATAAGAGGACTAGCGCGATGATTGTTAAACGTCGGTATCAGAAGTAA
- a CDS encoding 50S ribosomal protein L18 produces MRIKFRKKTAEKVVKRIKLRARIRKKIIGTAQRPRFAVFKSTRNIYAQLIDDATGAVIVSASTLKVALEKKTKEAKTNKDAAKAVGAEIAKQALAKNIKDVVFDRSGYLYHGRIQALAEAAREAGLNF; encoded by the coding sequence ATTCGTATTAAATTTCGGAAAAAAACTGCGGAAAAAGTTGTGAAGCGCATAAAGTTGAGGGCGCGCATTCGTAAGAAGATTATCGGAACAGCTCAAAGGCCTCGGTTTGCTGTGTTTAAGAGCACGCGTAATATTTATGCGCAGTTGATAGACGATGCGACTGGAGCTGTGATTGTTTCGGCATCAACGCTCAAGGTGGCTTTGGAGAAGAAAACGAAGGAAGCCAAAACAAATAAGGATGCTGCAAAGGCAGTTGGTGCTGAAATTGCTAAGCAGGCCTTGGCTAAAAATATTAAGGACGTGGTTTTTGACCGAAGCGGTTATCTTTACCACGGACGGATACAGGCATTGGCCGAAGCGGCACGTGAAGCTGGGCTTAACTTTTAA
- the rpsQ gene encoding 30S ribosomal protein S17, whose amino-acid sequence MSGVETQVDTRRRKSEVIGKVVSDKMHKTISVETSRTVRHEKYGKFIRRTSVFKAHDEKNEAKLGDIVRIVESRPISRTKRWKLVDIVERNRNQLAVTV is encoded by the coding sequence ATGAGTGGAGTTGAAACACAGGTGGATACGCGACGCCGAAAAAGTGAAGTTATCGGTAAGGTCGTCAGCGATAAAATGCACAAGACAATTTCAGTGGAGACGAGCCGGACAGTTCGACACGAGAAGTACGGGAAGTTTATTCGGAGAACCTCTGTATTTAAGGCTCATGACGAGAAGAATGAAGCTAAGTTGGGCGATATTGTTCGGATCGTTGAGTCGCGCCCGATCAGCAGAACGAAGCGTTGGAAGTTGGTCGATATTGTCGAACGAAATCGAAACCAATTGGCGGTGACTGTATGA
- the rplC gene encoding 50S ribosomal protein L3 produces the protein MSDEGEKTNEQEKGKTVKLGGLYAFKLGMSTLFHEGQAVPVTVLEYRPWVVSQLKTKEKDGYEAIQIACTPKRVSRRTKAQAGHLSKSGFENGAQYVREVRQALPEGVEVGQKVDISSLVTGDIIKVTGLSKGRGFAGVVKRWHFAGGPASHGSTTHRRPGSIGNNKEPARVMPGKRMAGHFGNETATTMNMKVVEVIPEKGVLMVKGAVPGARNSIVKLVKV, from the coding sequence ATGAGCGACGAAGGCGAAAAAACAAATGAACAGGAAAAAGGAAAAACCGTGAAACTCGGTGGCCTTTATGCCTTTAAACTTGGGATGTCGACATTGTTTCATGAGGGACAAGCGGTGCCAGTTACAGTTCTTGAGTATCGTCCCTGGGTAGTGTCCCAGTTAAAGACGAAAGAAAAAGATGGCTACGAGGCTATCCAAATAGCCTGTACTCCTAAGCGTGTTTCTAGACGCACTAAGGCGCAAGCCGGACATTTAAGCAAAAGCGGATTTGAGAATGGCGCTCAGTATGTTCGAGAGGTGCGTCAGGCTCTCCCTGAGGGGGTCGAAGTTGGTCAAAAGGTTGATATTTCTAGTTTGGTGACTGGAGATATTATAAAGGTGACAGGTCTTTCTAAGGGGCGTGGTTTTGCCGGTGTTGTCAAGCGCTGGCATTTCGCCGGTGGCCCAGCTTCGCACGGATCGACGACTCACCGTAGACCGGGATCGATAGGAAATAACAAAGAGCCAGCTCGTGTTATGCCCGGAAAACGAATGGCCGGGCATTTTGGTAACGAAACGGCAACAACGATGAATATGAAGGTTGTTGAAGTAATTCCTGAGAAGGGTGTCCTTATGGTTAAGGGTGCTGTGCCGGGGGCTCGCAATTCAATTGTTAAGTTGGTGAAAGTTTAA
- the rpmC gene encoding 50S ribosomal protein L29 has product MKFADIRDLTVEELRKRLGQMRDEHFSLKMKHSLGQVASPVSIRILRRDIARVRTALNIKLAQ; this is encoded by the coding sequence GTGAAATTTGCTGACATACGTGATTTGACAGTGGAAGAGTTGCGAAAGCGGTTGGGGCAGATGCGTGATGAGCATTTTAGTCTTAAGATGAAGCATTCCTTGGGCCAGGTTGCTAGTCCGGTGTCTATACGCATTCTGCGCCGAGATATCGCTCGAGTTCGGACGGCATTAAATATCAAGTTGGCTCAGTGA
- the rplD gene encoding 50S ribosomal protein L4 gives MATVEVVNWNRKKVGTVELAPSVFEAPIRKDILHEVVKWQLASRRQGTHKAKTRSEVSGGGKKPFKQKGTGNARQGSSRSPLMPGGGILFGPTPRDYSYTLPKKVKQIGLRSALSFLLKEGRLTVVEDMTSAAGKTNELAKRLKEFGVEKLVLISGHKDEAFSRAARNLPKALYYGPEGLNVFDLLKHDYAIITQDAVSKIAARCGLES, from the coding sequence ATGGCAACAGTAGAAGTAGTGAACTGGAATAGGAAAAAGGTCGGAACTGTGGAGCTTGCTCCATCTGTGTTTGAAGCGCCGATTCGGAAGGATATCTTGCACGAGGTCGTGAAGTGGCAGTTGGCAAGTCGCCGTCAAGGGACTCATAAGGCCAAGACTCGTAGCGAGGTGAGTGGCGGTGGTAAGAAGCCTTTTAAGCAAAAGGGTACCGGGAATGCCCGGCAGGGTTCGAGCCGCTCTCCTTTGATGCCAGGTGGGGGGATCCTTTTTGGTCCAACTCCACGTGACTACTCTTATACTTTGCCAAAGAAAGTGAAGCAGATTGGACTTCGTTCGGCACTTTCGTTTTTGCTGAAAGAGGGCCGTTTGACTGTAGTTGAGGATATGACTTCAGCCGCAGGAAAAACAAATGAACTGGCAAAGCGGCTCAAAGAGTTTGGGGTCGAAAAGCTCGTGTTAATCTCTGGGCATAAGGACGAAGCTTTCTCTCGAGCTGCACGTAATCTTCCGAAGGCTCTCTATTATGGGCCAGAGGGGCTTAATGTATTTGACCTTCTCAAGCATGATTACGCCATTATTACTCAGGATGCGGTATCTAAAATCGCTGCTCGCTGTGGCTTGGAGAGCTAA
- the rplV gene encoding 50S ribosomal protein L22: MEVKASLRFARVGAQKARLVADEIRGKDLNEAVRILVFMKKKTAGLMKKLIESAVANAENKEVIDVDNLYVKTVYVDEGPSMKRFRPRAQGRAFQVKKKLSHINLILGEK, encoded by the coding sequence ATGGAAGTGAAGGCAAGTTTGCGATTTGCTCGAGTAGGGGCTCAGAAGGCTCGACTTGTAGCGGATGAGATTCGCGGGAAAGATTTGAATGAAGCTGTTCGGATTCTTGTGTTTATGAAAAAGAAGACGGCTGGTCTGATGAAGAAATTAATTGAGTCAGCTGTAGCTAATGCTGAGAATAAAGAGGTTATTGATGTCGATAATCTCTATGTGAAGACAGTTTATGTTGATGAAGGGCCTTCGATGAAGAGGTTTCGTCCTCGGGCTCAAGGGCGTGCCTTTCAGGTAAAGAAGAAGTTAAGTCATATAAACCTGATTTTGGGTGAGAAGTAA
- the rplP gene encoding 50S ribosomal protein L16 — protein sequence MLSPKRVKWRKQFRGRYKGFATRGNDIAFGDFGLMATESGRLSARQLEASRIAISRSVKRGGNMWLRVYPDRPVTKKAAETRMGSGKGNPEYWVAVIKPGRLLFEINGVTREQAAEAFRLAAHKLPFKTRFLARE from the coding sequence GTGTTAAGTCCTAAGAGAGTTAAATGGAGAAAGCAGTTTCGGGGGCGCTATAAGGGATTTGCAACTCGTGGGAATGATATCGCTTTTGGAGACTTTGGCTTGATGGCAACGGAGTCGGGGCGGTTGAGTGCTCGACAGCTCGAAGCGAGTCGCATAGCAATCAGTCGTTCCGTTAAGCGGGGCGGAAACATGTGGCTGAGGGTTTATCCTGATAGGCCCGTAACGAAGAAGGCGGCTGAGACTCGGATGGGATCTGGAAAGGGCAATCCGGAGTATTGGGTCGCGGTGATAAAGCCAGGGCGTTTGTTGTTTGAGATTAACGGTGTGACGCGTGAGCAGGCAGCTGAGGCATTTAGATTGGCCGCACATAAGTTGCCTTTTAAAACACGCTTTTTAGCTCGGGAGTAG
- the rpsH gene encoding 30S ribosomal protein S8, with translation MDTIGDFLTRIRNAGSAAHEKVDVPSSNMRVGLAQVLQENGYIRSFKVAKDGRQGVMRVYLKYLPNGKHAMGSISRVSRPGRRFYVRSDEIPKVRSGFGLVLLSTNRGIVSGDDAVKMNIGGELLCQIW, from the coding sequence ATGGACACGATCGGTGATTTTCTAACACGAATTCGAAATGCAGGTTCGGCAGCACATGAAAAGGTGGACGTGCCAAGCTCTAATATGCGTGTGGGGCTTGCTCAGGTACTTCAGGAGAACGGGTATATTCGAAGCTTTAAAGTAGCTAAGGATGGTCGTCAGGGAGTTATGCGGGTCTATTTGAAGTATCTGCCGAATGGCAAACACGCGATGGGAAGCATTTCTCGAGTGAGTCGTCCAGGGCGCCGATTTTATGTGCGCTCGGATGAAATCCCGAAGGTGCGATCTGGATTTGGTTTGGTACTGTTGAGTACGAATAGGGGAATCGTGAGCGGCGATGATGCCGTTAAGATGAATATTGGTGGCGAATTATTGTGCCAGATTTGGTAA
- the rpsJ gene encoding 30S ribosomal protein S10 — protein sequence MQSQKIRIRLRAFDHKLLDQSTREIVDTARRTGARVAGPIPLPTGINRYTVLRSPHVDKKSREQFEIRTHKRLLDILEPTQQTIDQLMKLDLSAGVDVEIKLSAE from the coding sequence ATGCAGAGTCAAAAAATTCGTATTCGATTGAGAGCCTTCGATCACAAGCTGTTAGATCAATCCACTCGAGAGATTGTCGACACGGCACGCAGAACGGGTGCACGCGTTGCCGGCCCGATTCCTCTGCCAACGGGGATAAATCGTTACACCGTTTTGCGCTCGCCTCACGTTGACAAAAAATCTCGCGAGCAATTTGAAATTCGAACACACAAACGTCTGCTTGATATTCTTGAACCTACGCAGCAGACAATTGATCAATTGATGAAATTAGATTTGTCTGCCGGTGTTGATGTAGAGATCAAGCTCTCAGCTGAGTAA
- the rpmD gene encoding 50S ribosomal protein L30, producing the protein MAKAFRVKLKRSLIGTPRDQRDTVRCLGLRKINQEVVVPDNDANRGQIFKVQHLLDVKVEK; encoded by the coding sequence ATGGCTAAGGCCTTTCGTGTGAAATTGAAGAGAAGTTTAATTGGGACTCCGAGAGATCAGAGGGATACTGTTCGCTGTCTTGGGCTCAGGAAAATCAACCAGGAAGTGGTTGTTCCTGATAACGATGCGAATAGGGGTCAGATATTTAAGGTTCAGCATCTCCTAGATGTGAAAGTGGAGAAATAG
- the secY gene encoding preprotein translocase subunit SecY, which yields MSTPQNLAIPAELRKRILFTLGMLAVYRLGVSVPTPGVDGAAVLAFFQSKSGGIFGLFNTFTGGALEKFSIFALGIMPYISASIIFQLLQTAVPFLESLKKEGEHGRKKLNQYTRYGTIALAIVQGYAMASWLSNSNSPGGAPLVMTPLFGLGFLSFKLVTIVTLTAGTCFIMWLGEQITEKGIGNGASLIIFSGIAAGVPNGTVKLWEMVSNGDMSGVVVLALLVGMIAVIAAIVFMEVGQRRIPIQYSQRGGGRQAMQQQASHLPLKVNFSGVIPPIFASSLLMFPATVAQFVDKPWMQNIQQSLTPSGAIYNVVFVGLIVFFCFFYTEIVFNPTEVADNLKKYGGFVPGIRAGKSTADYIKKVLDRLTVSGSAYLSLVCIMPTILASKVSLPFFFGGTSLLILVGVAIDTSQQIQSHLLTAKYEGIMKGVKIRSRRVQY from the coding sequence GTGTCGACACCACAGAACTTGGCGATTCCGGCAGAACTCCGGAAGCGTATACTATTTACTCTTGGCATGCTGGCGGTTTACCGATTGGGTGTGTCGGTTCCAACTCCAGGAGTTGACGGAGCTGCCGTGCTGGCGTTCTTTCAATCAAAAAGCGGGGGTATTTTTGGACTCTTCAACACATTTACCGGTGGTGCTTTGGAGAAGTTCAGTATATTTGCTCTGGGCATCATGCCTTATATCTCGGCGTCTATTATTTTCCAGCTGCTGCAGACAGCTGTTCCTTTTTTGGAGTCTCTAAAGAAGGAAGGAGAACACGGACGCAAGAAATTGAATCAGTACACGAGATATGGGACGATAGCGCTGGCCATCGTACAGGGGTACGCCATGGCTTCTTGGCTAAGCAATTCGAATAGCCCCGGGGGCGCACCTCTTGTGATGACTCCGCTATTTGGATTGGGGTTTCTTTCTTTTAAGCTTGTGACAATCGTGACTTTGACGGCCGGTACCTGTTTTATCATGTGGTTGGGAGAGCAGATCACTGAAAAGGGCATTGGCAATGGTGCCAGTTTAATTATTTTTTCTGGAATTGCAGCGGGTGTTCCCAATGGGACAGTTAAATTGTGGGAAATGGTTTCCAATGGGGATATGAGTGGTGTTGTCGTTCTGGCTCTACTGGTTGGGATGATTGCCGTTATTGCAGCTATTGTGTTTATGGAAGTGGGACAAAGAAGGATACCAATCCAGTATTCTCAACGGGGTGGAGGAAGACAGGCCATGCAGCAGCAAGCGAGTCATCTTCCTCTGAAGGTCAATTTTTCGGGAGTGATACCTCCGATTTTTGCATCAAGTTTGTTGATGTTTCCAGCCACAGTGGCGCAGTTTGTGGACAAGCCCTGGATGCAAAATATCCAGCAAAGCCTCACTCCTTCGGGCGCTATCTACAATGTTGTTTTCGTGGGTCTGATCGTGTTCTTCTGTTTTTTCTACACTGAGATTGTGTTTAATCCGACCGAAGTGGCTGACAATTTAAAAAAATACGGTGGTTTCGTTCCCGGTATTCGAGCAGGAAAGAGCACAGCTGACTACATCAAGAAGGTTTTAGATAGATTGACAGTGAGTGGCTCTGCCTATTTGAGCCTGGTTTGCATTATGCCAACGATTTTGGCCAGTAAAGTCAGTCTTCCATTCTTTTTTGGTGGAACGAGTTTGCTTATCTTAGTTGGTGTGGCGATAGATACGAGTCAGCAGATTCAATCTCATTTGTTAACCGCTAAATATGAAGGAATTATGAAGGGCGTTAAGATACGGAGTCGGAGGGTGCAATATTGA